One Falco biarmicus isolate bFalBia1 chromosome 13, bFalBia1.pri, whole genome shotgun sequence genomic region harbors:
- the NCL gene encoding nucleolin — MVKIAKTPKNQIKQKKMAPPPKKVEESEEEESSELEESSGEEVIPQKKQQKAAVTPAKKAATPAKKVATPAKKAVTPAKKAVATPAKKAVATPAKKAAILTKGAKNGKNAKKEESEEEDEDDEEDDDEEEEEDEEDSDEEEEPPMPVKPAAKKPAAVPAKKPAVVPVKQESEEEDEDEDEDDDDEEDDESEDDEAMDTTPVQVKKLTPAKAAPVKAKADSEDEEDEEDEDEDEEDEDEDEEDAEEESEDEKPVKEAPGKRKKEMANKSAPEAKKKKTDGPTSAFSLFVGNLVPTKEYEELKTGIKDFFGKKNIEVLDVRIGASKRFGYVDFSSAEDLDKALQMNGKKLMGSEVKLEKAKSKETIKENKKERDARTLFVKNLPYRLTEDEIREVFENAQEIRIVMNKEGNSKGMAYVEFKSEAEANKALEEKQGTEIDGRAMVIDFTGEKSHQEHQKGGGERESKTLIVNNLSYAASEETLQELFKKASSIKMPQNNQGRPKGYAFVEFPTTEDAKEALNSYNNTEIEGRAIRLEFSSPAWQKGNMNARGGFNQQSKTLFVRGLSEDTTEETLKESFEGSISARIVTDRDTGSSKGFGFVDFSSPEDAKAAKEAMEDGEIDGNKVILDFAKPKGEFQRGGGFGGGFGGRGGRGGGRGGRGGFGGRGGGRGFGGRGGGFRGGRGGGGDHKPQGKKIKFE; from the exons ATGGTGAAGATCGCCAAG ACTCCCAAGAATCagatcaaacagaaaaaaatggctcCTCCCCCCAAAAAGGTGGAGGAGAGCGAGGAAGAGGAGTCCTCggagctggaggaaagcagCGGGGAGGAG GTGATCCCtcagaagaaacaacaaaaagcagcagttacaCCAGCCAAGAAGGCTGCTACCCCTGCAAAGAAGGTCGCTACTCCTGCGAAAAAGGCAGTTACACCTGCCAAGAAGGCTGTGGCTACTCCGGCTAAAAAGGCTGTGGCTACTCCAGCTAAAAAGGCTGCCATCCTAACCAAAGGAGcgaaaaatggaaagaatgcCAAGAAGGAGGAGAGtgaggaggaagatgaagatgatgaggaagatgatgatgaggaggaggaagaagatgaagaagattCTG ATGAGGAAGAGGAACCACCAATGCCTGTGAAGCCTGCAgccaaaaaacctgcagcagtaCCAGCCAAAAAGCCTGCAGTTGTGCCAGTAAAACAAGAATCTGAAGAAGAGGACGAGGATGAAGATGAGGATGACGATGATGAGGAAGATGATG AGTCTGAAGATGATGAGGCCATGGACACAACCCCCGTTCAAGTGAAAAAACTTACTCCAGCAAAGGCTGCACCAGTGAAAGCCAAGGCAGACTctgaagatgaggaagatgaagaagatgaggatgaagatgaggaggatgaggatgaggatgaagaGGATGCCGAGGAGGAAAGTGAGGATGAAA AACCTGTCAAGGAAGCAcctggaaagaggaagaaagaaatggcCAATAAAAGTGCACCAGAggccaagaaaaagaaaacagacg GGCCGACTTCAGCTTTCTCCCTCTTCGTGGGAAATTTGGTCCCCACCAAGGAGTATGAAGAACTGAAGACTGGCATCAAAGACTTCTTTGGGAAGAAGAATATTGAAGTTTTAGATGTCAGAATCGGTGCCTCCAA GCGATTCGGCTATGTAGACTTTTCATCTGCTGAAGATCTGGATAAAGCTCTCCAAATGAATGGAAAGAAGTTAATGGGTTCCGAAGtcaaactggaaaaagcaaagagcaaggaaacaataaaagaaaataagaaag aGAGAGATGCTAGGACACTGTTTGTGAAGAATCTGCCCTACCGCTTAACTGAAGATGAAATAAGAGAGGTGTTTGAAAACGCACAAGAAATCAGAATAGTAATGAACAAGGAGGGGAACAGCAAAGG GATGGCCTATGTTGAATTTAAATCAGAAGCTGAGGCAAACAAAGCTCTGGAGGAGAAGCAGGGCACCGAGATTGATGGTCGTGCCATGGTCATTGACTTCACTGGTGAGAAGAGTCATCAAGAACATCAGAAAG GAGGTGGAGAGAGGGAGTCAAAGACCCTAATTGTCAACAACCTCTCCTACGCTGCTTCAGAAGAGACTCTCCAGGAACTGTTTAAGAAAGCTTCTTCCATCAAGATGCCACAGAACAACCAGGGCAGGCCTAAAGG GTATGCATTTGTAGAATTTCCCACAACTGAGGATGCTAAAGAGGCATTGAATTCCTATAACAACACAGAGATTGAAGGCAGAGCAATCAGACTGGAATTTAGTTCACCAGCATGGCAGAAAGGGAACATGAATGCAAGAGGAGGGTTTAATC AACAAAGCAAAACGTTGTTTGTCAGAGGCCTTTCTGAGGACACCACAGAGGAGACACTAAAAGAATCATTTGAAGGCTCTATAAGTGCTAGAATAGTCACAGATAGAGACACTGGATCATCTAAAGG GTTTGGATTTGTGGACTTCAGCTCCCCAGAAGATGCCAAAGCAGCTAAAGAAGCCATGGAGGATGGAGAGATAGATGGAAATAAAGTGATCCTTGACTTTGCCAAGCCAAAGGGTGAATTTCAACGTGGcggtggttttggtggtggatTTGGTGGTCGTggtggcagaggaggaggccgaggaggaagaggtggaTTTGGTGGCAGAGGTGGTGGCAGAGGATTTGGAG gTAGAGGAGGTGGCTTCcgaggaggcagaggaggaggtggagatCACAAGCCACAAGGGAAGAAGATAAAGTTTGAATAa